From Plectropomus leopardus isolate mb unplaced genomic scaffold, YSFRI_Pleo_2.0 unplaced_scaffold40265, whole genome shotgun sequence:
ttttttaaaactcgtCTTCACTCTCGAGTTTGACcaaagtaaagaaaactttgtctgTCTAAatgttttcctcctcctcctctctcagctcagctgcGCTCGTTgcaggaggagatggacagtctggaggaggagaaggagagtgAGCTGGAGGAGGTGCAGGATGAGCTTCGGTCCGCTCAGGAGGAGGTGCTGATGCTGCAGCAGGCGGCCGAGGAGGCGGCGGCCGAGAGGGAAAACGACATCGCCTccctgcaggaggagctgtgcCGGCTGAGGGCGGAGCTACAGCGGCTCCACGCCACGGCGCAGGAATACGAGCTGGAGATCACCACGCTGAGGGCCGAGATCAGCATGAAGAGCAGCAGCGCAGGTGAGACA
This genomic window contains:
- the LOC121939049 gene encoding sarcolemmal membrane-associated protein-like, with the translated sequence QLRSLQEEMDSLEEEKESELEEVQDELRSAQEEVLMLQQAAEEAAAERENDIASLQEELCRLRAELQRLHATAQEYELEITTLRAEISMKSSSA